The Haloplanus salinarum genome includes a region encoding these proteins:
- a CDS encoding beta-CASP ribonuclease aCPSF1, with amino-acid sequence MSSVDKQLEELKAEIEDELPPGISVSDVKYEGPELVVYTRDPKDFASNGDLIRKLASKLRKRITVRPDPDVLMEVREARERIQDVIPEDAGVTDLDFHADTGEVVIEAEKPGMVIGRHGSTLREITKEIGWTPEVVRTPPIESSTVSNVRNFLKQEREERRDILERVGRQIHREEMADDQWVRITTLGCCREVGRASFILSTAETRVLIDCGDKPGAEGEVPYLQVPEAAPLNSIDAVVLTHAHLDHSALIPLLFKYGYDGPIYCTEPTRDLMGLLTLDYLDVAVKEGRTPPYESEMVREAIKHTVPLEYGDVTDIAPDVKLTFHNAGHILGSAVSHFHIGDGLYNVAFSGDIHYEDTRLFNGAINDFPRVETLVLESTYGGRNDYQTDQEDSERNLLRIINETHEKGGKVVIPAFAVGRSQEIMLVLEEAMRSGKIPEMPVHLDGMIWEATAIHTTYPEYLRDDLRDRIFHEDENPFLAEEFNHIDAGEDERQEVSDGDPAIILSTSGMVTGGPIMSWLRHLGPDPDSTLVFVGYQAQGTLGRRIQNGWDEIPMNDRERGGRGNTLSLNMGVETVDGFSGHADRQGLENFVKTMNPRPEKVLCVHGDERSVQDLSSALYHDYNMRTFAPKNLETFRFK; translated from the coding sequence ATGAGCTCCGTAGACAAGCAACTCGAGGAACTGAAAGCAGAGATCGAGGACGAACTACCGCCCGGAATCTCCGTCTCCGACGTCAAATACGAGGGGCCGGAACTGGTCGTCTACACGCGCGACCCGAAGGATTTCGCCAGCAACGGCGATCTCATCCGCAAACTGGCGAGCAAACTCCGGAAGCGAATCACGGTGCGCCCGGACCCCGACGTGCTGATGGAGGTCCGCGAGGCCCGCGAGCGGATCCAGGACGTGATCCCCGAGGACGCCGGCGTGACCGACCTCGACTTCCACGCCGACACCGGCGAGGTCGTCATCGAGGCCGAGAAACCCGGGATGGTGATCGGGCGTCACGGCTCGACGCTCCGTGAGATCACGAAGGAGATCGGCTGGACGCCCGAGGTGGTCCGTACCCCGCCCATCGAGTCCTCGACGGTCTCGAACGTCCGGAACTTCCTCAAGCAGGAACGCGAGGAGCGCCGCGACATCCTCGAACGCGTCGGCCGGCAGATCCACCGCGAGGAGATGGCCGACGACCAGTGGGTGCGTATCACCACCCTCGGCTGCTGTCGGGAGGTCGGCCGCGCGAGTTTCATCCTCTCGACCGCCGAGACGCGCGTCCTGATCGACTGCGGCGACAAGCCCGGCGCCGAGGGCGAGGTGCCCTACCTCCAGGTGCCAGAAGCGGCCCCCCTCAACTCCATCGACGCGGTCGTGCTCACCCACGCCCACCTCGATCACTCCGCGCTGATCCCCCTCCTGTTCAAATACGGCTACGACGGCCCCATCTACTGCACCGAACCCACCCGGGACCTGATGGGCTTGCTCACGCTCGACTACCTCGACGTGGCCGTCAAGGAGGGCCGCACCCCGCCCTACGAGAGCGAGATGGTCCGTGAGGCGATCAAACACACCGTCCCCCTCGAGTACGGCGACGTGACCGACATCGCGCCGGACGTGAAGCTCACCTTCCACAACGCCGGACACATCCTCGGCTCGGCCGTCTCCCACTTCCACATCGGCGACGGCCTCTACAACGTCGCCTTCTCGGGCGACATCCACTACGAGGATACGCGCCTGTTCAACGGCGCCATCAACGACTTCCCGCGGGTCGAGACGCTCGTCCTCGAATCCACCTACGGCGGCCGCAACGACTACCAGACCGACCAGGAGGACTCCGAGCGCAACCTGCTCCGGATCATCAACGAGACCCACGAGAAAGGCGGCAAGGTCGTCATCCCGGCGTTCGCAGTCGGTCGATCACAGGAGATCATGCTCGTGTTGGAGGAGGCCATGCGGAGCGGAAAGATCCCCGAGATGCCCGTCCACCTCGACGGGATGATCTGGGAGGCGACGGCCATCCACACCACCTACCCCGAGTACCTCCGGGACGACCTCAGAGACAGAATTTTCCACGAGGACGAGAACCCCTTCCTCGCCGAGGAGTTCAACCACATCGACGCCGGCGAGGACGAACGCCAGGAGGTATCCGACGGCGACCCGGCGATCATCCTCTCCACCTCGGGGATGGTCACCGGCGGCCCGATCATGTCCTGGCTTCGCCACCTCGGTCCGGATCCGGACTCCACGCTCGTGTTCGTCGGCTACCAGGCACAGGGAACCCTCGGCCGGCGCATCCAGAACGGCTGGGACGAGATTCCGATGAACGACCGCGAACGCGGCGGCCGCGGCAACACCCTCTCGCTGAACATGGGCGTCGAGACGGTCGACGGCTTCTCCGGCCACGCCGACCGGCAGGGCTTGGAGAACTTCGTCAAGACGATGAACCCGCGCCCGGAGAAGGTGCTCTGTGTCCACGGCGACGAACGCTCCGTGCAGGACCTCTCCTCCGCGCTCTACCACGACTACAACATGCGGACGTTCGCGCCGAAGAACCTGGAGACGTTCCGCTTCAAGTAG
- a CDS encoding dual specificity protein phosphatase family protein has product MHAITPHLHVGDRADARDVESMLDAGVTAVLRLTHGAPPAYPDSVTLVERPLVDGPQNDPSNVRDAVDRLTTLLDADETVLVHCSAGSSRSVAVAAAALARLNGTDVETALERLRSVHPDAEPHPALVDNARRVVE; this is encoded by the coding sequence ATGCACGCGATCACCCCCCACCTCCACGTCGGCGACCGGGCGGACGCTCGGGACGTCGAGTCGATGCTCGACGCGGGCGTCACCGCCGTTCTGCGACTGACACACGGCGCACCTCCAGCGTACCCCGATTCGGTGACCCTCGTCGAGCGCCCACTCGTCGACGGCCCCCAAAACGATCCCTCGAACGTTCGGGACGCCGTCGATCGGCTGACGACGTTGCTCGACGCCGACGAGACCGTTCTCGTCCACTGCTCGGCGGGGAGTTCCCGGAGCGTGGCCGTGGCCGCGGCCGCGCTCGCTCGACTGAACGGGACCGACGTCGAGACGGCGCTCGAGCGTCTGCGCTCGGTACACCCCGATGCCGAGCCACACCCTGCGCTGGTGGACAACGCCCGCCGTGTCGTGGAGTGA